One segment of Thermus oshimai DSM 12092 DNA contains the following:
- a CDS encoding Uma2 family endonuclease: MVRHRFTVEAYHRAYQAGALPERVELLAGEVYAVSPMGKKHIRYLIHLTNLLAEAFRHEALVVSQVPLWLSEDSEPEPDLMLLSPPPERYDERPPKPEDVLLLVEVSETTLVQDRTLKLPLYQKAGLPEVWVVNLLEEVLEVYAFPHYLPERYAKGEKVAPKAFPTRPLKWWV; encoded by the coding sequence ATGGTCCGGCACCGCTTCACCGTGGAGGCGTACCACAGGGCCTACCAGGCGGGGGCCCTGCCGGAGCGGGTGGAGCTTTTGGCGGGGGAGGTCTACGCCGTGTCGCCGATGGGGAAGAAGCACATCCGGTACCTCATCCACCTCACCAACCTTTTGGCCGAGGCGTTCCGCCACGAGGCCCTGGTGGTCTCCCAAGTGCCCCTTTGGCTCTCCGAGGACTCGGAGCCCGAACCCGACCTGATGCTCCTAAGCCCCCCTCCCGAGCGGTACGACGAAAGACCTCCCAAACCCGAAGACGTCCTCCTCCTGGTGGAGGTCTCCGAAACCACCCTGGTCCAGGACCGTACCCTGAAGCTTCCCCTTTACCAGAAGGCGGGCCTTCCCGAGGTCTGGGTGGTGAACCTCCTGGAAGAGGTCCTGGAGGTCTACGCCTTCCCCCACTACCTCCCGGAGCGCTACGCCAAAGGGGAGAAGGTGGCCCCCAAGGCCTTCCCCACCCGCCCCCTAAAGTGGTGGGTCTAG
- the metH gene encoding methionine synthase, protein MVEVHACSPGCRHLHGGAGWGEAPLVRLGYNKEARARKFPYLKALSERVLVFDGAMGTELQKLDLTPEDYGGEAYFGCPEILNATRPEVVQAIHRAYLEAGAEVIETNTFGALRHVLAEYGLEARAEELARRGAELAKEVARPYGAFVAGALGPGTKLISLGQITWEELYAAYKEAARGLLLGGVDLILLETAQDILQVRCAVLAVREAMAEVGREVPLQVQVTMEATGTMLVGTDEAAALAALESLPIDVVGMNCATGPDLMDSKIRYFAEHSTRFVSCLPNAGLPRNEGGRVVYDLTPEELARWQRKFVVDYGVNAVGGCCGTGPQHIRALAEAVRGLPAPKRPPAFPPQVASLYQAVPLRQEASLFLIGERLNATGSKRFREMLFAGDLEGILALAREQVAEGAHALDLSVAWTGRDELEDLRWLLPHLATAVTVPLMVDSTSPEAMELALHHLPGRVLLNSANLEDGLPRFDRVASLAKAHGAALVALAIDEEGMAKTRARKVEVALRMYQRLTEHHGLRPEDLLFDLLTFPITQGDEESRPLARETLEAIEELAGRLPGVGFVLGVSNVSFGLKPRARRVLNSVFLDEARKRGLTAAIVDAGKILPIHEIPEEAYALALDLIYDRRRPGYDPLLAFMAYFEAHQEDPAKREDAFLALPLLERLKRRIVEGRKVGLEADLDEALREGHKPLDLINGPLLAGMKEVGELFGAGKMQLPFVLQAAEVMKRAVAHLEPHMEKRGAGKGVMVLATVKGDVHDIGKNLVDIILTNNGYRVVNLGIKVPIEEMLKAVEEHKPHALGMSGLLVKSTQVMKENLEYMAERGYTLPVILGGAALTRAFVEEDLKRIYPNVYYAEDAFEGLRLMEELTGHAPPELTRRAAPRPPKEAPRVEVRAKPVGEPPSVPRPPFFGVRQEEGLDLYTIAHYVNKLALYRGQWGYSRKGLSREEWQALVEREAEPHFRRLLKEAQEEGWLAPRVRYGFFPAAREGEELWVFSPETGEVLERFRFPRQKGGGLSLVDYFRPRFAPPLGDEEGWLPAYAQGARDVLALQIVTMGEGPAKKARALYEGGAYQDYLLVHGFSVEMTEALAEYWHKRIRQMWGIADQDATDVRKLFQLGYRGARYSFGYPACPDLEDQAKLDRLLGFAQIGVRLTEGFQLDPEFSTSALIVHHPEARYFSV, encoded by the coding sequence ATGGTGGAGGTCCACGCCTGCAGCCCGGGGTGCCGCCACCTCCACGGGGGGGCGGGGTGGGGGGAGGCCCCTTTGGTCCGGCTGGGCTACAACAAGGAGGCCCGGGCCCGGAAGTTTCCTTACCTCAAGGCCCTTTCCGAGCGGGTCCTGGTCTTTGACGGGGCCATGGGCACGGAGCTTCAGAAGCTGGACCTCACCCCGGAGGACTACGGGGGGGAGGCCTACTTCGGCTGCCCCGAGATCCTGAACGCCACCCGGCCCGAGGTGGTGCAGGCCATCCACCGGGCCTACCTCGAGGCCGGCGCGGAGGTGATAGAGACCAACACCTTCGGGGCGCTCCGCCACGTGCTGGCGGAGTACGGCCTCGAGGCGCGGGCGGAGGAGCTCGCCCGGCGGGGGGCGGAGCTCGCCAAGGAGGTGGCCCGGCCCTACGGGGCCTTCGTGGCGGGGGCCTTGGGCCCTGGGACCAAGCTCATCTCCTTGGGGCAGATCACCTGGGAAGAGCTCTACGCCGCCTACAAGGAGGCCGCCCGGGGCCTCCTTCTCGGGGGGGTGGACCTCATCCTCCTGGAGACGGCCCAGGATATCCTCCAGGTGCGCTGCGCCGTTCTGGCGGTGCGGGAGGCCATGGCCGAGGTGGGGCGGGAGGTGCCCCTCCAGGTGCAGGTGACCATGGAGGCCACGGGCACCATGCTGGTGGGCACGGACGAGGCCGCGGCCCTGGCCGCCTTGGAAAGCCTCCCCATCGACGTGGTGGGGATGAACTGCGCCACCGGCCCCGACCTCATGGACAGCAAGATCCGCTATTTTGCCGAGCACAGCACCCGCTTCGTCTCCTGCCTGCCCAACGCGGGCCTGCCCCGGAACGAGGGGGGAAGGGTGGTCTACGACCTCACCCCCGAGGAGCTGGCCCGTTGGCAGAGGAAGTTCGTGGTGGACTACGGGGTGAACGCCGTGGGGGGGTGCTGCGGCACGGGGCCCCAGCACATCCGGGCCCTGGCGGAAGCGGTGCGGGGCCTCCCCGCCCCCAAAAGGCCCCCCGCCTTCCCCCCCCAGGTGGCCTCCTTGTACCAGGCGGTGCCCCTGAGGCAGGAGGCGAGCCTCTTCCTCATCGGGGAAAGGCTGAACGCCACGGGGAGCAAGCGCTTCCGGGAGATGCTCTTTGCGGGGGATTTGGAGGGCATCCTGGCCCTGGCCCGGGAGCAGGTGGCGGAAGGGGCCCACGCCCTGGACCTCTCCGTGGCCTGGACGGGCCGGGACGAGCTTGAAGACCTCCGCTGGCTCCTGCCCCACCTGGCCACCGCGGTCACCGTGCCCCTCATGGTGGACTCCACCTCCCCGGAGGCCATGGAGCTCGCCCTCCATCACCTCCCGGGCCGGGTCCTCCTGAACTCCGCCAACCTGGAGGACGGCCTACCCCGCTTTGACCGGGTGGCCTCCCTGGCCAAGGCCCACGGGGCGGCCCTGGTGGCCCTGGCCATTGACGAGGAGGGGATGGCCAAGACCCGCGCCCGCAAGGTGGAGGTGGCCCTCCGCATGTACCAGCGCCTCACAGAGCACCACGGCCTCCGCCCCGAGGACCTCCTCTTTGACCTCCTCACCTTCCCCATCACCCAAGGGGACGAGGAGAGCCGCCCCCTGGCCCGGGAGACCCTGGAGGCCATAGAGGAGCTTGCCGGGCGCCTGCCCGGGGTGGGGTTTGTCCTCGGGGTTTCCAACGTCTCCTTCGGGCTTAAGCCCAGGGCCCGCCGCGTCCTGAACTCCGTCTTCCTGGACGAGGCCAGGAAGCGGGGCCTCACCGCGGCCATCGTGGACGCGGGGAAGATCCTCCCCATCCACGAGATCCCCGAGGAGGCCTACGCCCTGGCCCTGGACCTCATCTACGACCGGAGGCGGCCCGGCTACGACCCGCTCCTCGCCTTCATGGCCTACTTTGAGGCCCACCAGGAGGACCCCGCCAAGCGGGAGGACGCCTTCCTGGCCCTTCCCCTTCTGGAAAGGCTCAAGCGGCGCATCGTGGAGGGGCGGAAGGTGGGCCTCGAGGCCGATCTGGACGAGGCCCTAAGGGAAGGGCACAAGCCCTTGGACCTCATCAACGGGCCCCTCCTCGCGGGGATGAAGGAGGTGGGGGAGCTTTTCGGGGCGGGGAAGATGCAACTTCCCTTCGTCCTCCAGGCGGCGGAGGTGATGAAGCGGGCCGTGGCCCACCTGGAGCCCCACATGGAGAAGAGGGGCGCGGGGAAGGGCGTCATGGTCCTGGCCACGGTGAAGGGGGATGTGCACGACATCGGCAAGAACCTGGTGGACATCATCCTCACCAACAACGGCTACCGGGTGGTGAACCTGGGCATCAAGGTACCCATTGAGGAGATGCTGAAGGCGGTGGAGGAGCACAAGCCCCACGCCCTTGGCATGTCGGGCCTTTTGGTGAAGAGCACCCAGGTGATGAAGGAAAACCTGGAGTACATGGCGGAGAGGGGGTACACCCTGCCCGTGATCCTGGGCGGGGCGGCCCTCACCCGGGCCTTCGTGGAGGAGGACCTAAAGCGCATCTACCCCAACGTCTACTACGCCGAGGACGCCTTTGAAGGCCTTAGGCTCATGGAGGAGCTCACGGGCCACGCGCCCCCCGAGCTCACCCGCCGCGCGGCCCCAAGGCCCCCTAAGGAGGCCCCCAGGGTGGAGGTCCGGGCCAAGCCCGTGGGGGAGCCCCCTTCGGTCCCCAGGCCCCCCTTCTTCGGGGTGCGGCAGGAAGAGGGCCTGGACCTTTACACCATCGCCCACTACGTGAACAAGCTGGCCCTCTACCGGGGGCAGTGGGGGTACAGCCGGAAAGGGCTTTCCCGGGAGGAGTGGCAGGCCCTGGTGGAGCGGGAGGCGGAGCCCCACTTCCGCCGCCTCCTAAAGGAAGCCCAGGAGGAGGGCTGGCTTGCCCCCAGGGTGCGCTACGGCTTCTTCCCCGCGGCCCGGGAGGGGGAGGAGCTTTGGGTCTTCAGCCCGGAGACGGGGGAGGTCCTGGAGCGCTTCCGTTTCCCCCGGCAGAAGGGCGGGGGGCTTTCCCTGGTGGACTACTTCCGCCCCCGCTTCGCCCCCCCCTTGGGGGACGAGGAGGGCTGGCTTCCCGCCTACGCCCAGGGGGCGCGGGACGTGCTGGCGCTCCAGATCGTCACCATGGGGGAAGGCCCTGCAAAAAAGGCCCGGGCCCTTTACGAAGGGGGCGCCTACCAGGACTACCTCCTGGTCCACGGCTTCAGCGTGGAGATGACGGAGGCCCTGGCGGAGTACTGGCACAAGCGCATCCGGCAGATGTGGGGCATCGCAGACCAGGACGCCACCGACGTGCGCAAGCTTTTCCAGCTGGGCTACCGGGGGGCCCGCTACTCCTTCGGCTACCCCGCCTGCCCGGACCTCGAGGACCAGGCCAAGCTGGACCGGCTTCTGGGCTTCGCCCAGATCGGCGTGCGCCTCACGGAGGGATTCCAACTGGATCCAGAGTTCTCCACCAGCGCCCTCATCGTCCACCACCCCGAGGCCCGCTACTTCAGCGTCTAG